The window GGTACTCTATGGTAAACTAGTACATAAAAATGCATATCCAAGATTAAAAAAGAGAGAGGTATTAATTGATGATATTTTAAAGTTAGATATTATGGATAAAACTTACGTAAAAGAAATAAAAGTAAGTAGCAAAATGACAGAAGCTGATAAAATGCAATTACTTTATTATCTCTATTATTTAAAACAATTAGGTATAGAGAAAAAAGGCATGATTAATTACGTAAAAGAAAGAAAATTGGAGGAAATATCTCTTACAGCTGAATATGAAAAAAAGATAGAAAATACACTTGTAGAAATAAATCGCATATTAAAAATGGAAACTCCTCCAGCATTGAAAAAGTTACCGTATTGCAAAAAATGTGCATATTATGAATTTTGCTATGCATTGGAGGAGGATTAGTTGTGGATAGAGATTATTACATATTTAGTAACGGTAGATTAAAAAGAAAAGATAATACTATATATTTCATAGATTCACAAGATAATAAAAACTCTATACCAGTTGAGCAAACAAATAGTCTTCATATATTTGGAGAGGTTGACTTAAATACTAAATTACTTAATTATTTACCTAAATATGGGGTTATATTAAATTTTTATAATTACTATGGATACTATTCTGGTACTTATTATCCAAGAAAAAAGAATGTA of the Caldisalinibacter kiritimatiensis genome contains:
- the cas4 gene encoding CRISPR-associated protein Cas4; translated protein: MGIDFDKLKVQGVKVNYFYICKRKLWLFSKGISMEQNSDRVLYGKLVHKNAYPRLKKREVLIDDILKLDIMDKTYVKEIKVSSKMTEADKMQLLYYLYYLKQLGIEKKGMINYVKERKLEEISLTAEYEKKIENTLVEINRILKMETPPALKKLPYCKKCAYYEFCYALEED